A single Clavibacter nebraskensis NCPPB 2581 DNA region contains:
- a CDS encoding bifunctional 2-methylcitrate synthase/citrate synthase, whose amino-acid sequence MTDIRKGLAGVVVDTTRISKVEPATNSLLYRGYPVQELAAHCSFEQVAYLLWHGELPTDEELAHFESQERTERRPSDAVLRIVDALPVDAHPMGVLRTAVSAIGAADPAPDDQSAEADLERSVRLLAQIPVLIAYDQRRRRGLAPVEPCDDLGLAENLLLMVHGDRPTEADAKAMEVSLILYAEHSFNASTFTARVITSTLADLHSAVTGAIGALKGPLHGGANEAVLETLDEIGDASRVESWLEEALAAKRKVMGFGHRVYRAGDSRVPTMKQALDDLVAVRVAGGGEAGESARLTMELYDALERGMAERTGILPNLDYPSGPAYALLGFETRVFTPLFVAARVVGWTAHIVEQRASNSLIRPLSEYDGPAERHLS is encoded by the coding sequence ATGACCGACATCCGCAAGGGCCTCGCCGGGGTCGTCGTCGACACGACCCGCATCAGCAAGGTCGAGCCGGCCACCAACTCCCTCCTCTATCGCGGGTACCCCGTGCAGGAGCTCGCCGCGCACTGCTCCTTCGAGCAGGTCGCGTACCTCCTCTGGCACGGCGAGCTGCCCACCGACGAGGAGCTCGCGCACTTCGAGAGCCAGGAGCGCACGGAGCGGCGTCCGTCCGACGCGGTGCTGCGGATCGTCGACGCCCTGCCCGTCGACGCGCACCCGATGGGCGTCCTGCGCACCGCCGTCAGCGCGATCGGCGCCGCGGATCCCGCGCCCGACGACCAATCGGCCGAGGCCGACCTCGAGCGCTCCGTGCGGCTGCTCGCGCAGATCCCCGTGCTCATCGCCTACGACCAGCGCCGACGCCGGGGCCTCGCCCCGGTCGAGCCGTGCGACGACCTCGGCCTCGCCGAGAACCTCCTCCTCATGGTGCACGGCGACCGGCCCACGGAGGCCGACGCGAAGGCCATGGAGGTGTCGCTGATCCTCTACGCCGAGCACTCCTTCAACGCCTCCACGTTCACGGCCCGGGTCATCACCTCGACGCTCGCCGACCTGCACTCGGCCGTCACGGGCGCGATCGGCGCGCTCAAGGGCCCGCTGCACGGCGGCGCCAACGAGGCCGTCCTCGAGACGCTCGACGAGATCGGCGACGCGTCGCGCGTCGAGTCGTGGCTCGAGGAGGCGCTCGCCGCCAAGCGCAAGGTCATGGGCTTCGGCCACCGCGTCTACCGCGCGGGCGACTCGCGCGTGCCCACCATGAAGCAGGCGCTCGACGACCTCGTCGCCGTGCGCGTGGCCGGCGGCGGCGAGGCGGGTGAGTCCGCCCGCCTCACCATGGAGCTGTACGACGCGCTCGAGCGCGGCATGGCCGAGCGCACCGGGATCCTGCCGAACCTCGACTACCCTTCGGGCCCCGCCTACGCGCTCCTCGGCTTCGAGACCCGCGTTTTCACGCCGCTGTTCGTCGCGGCGCGCGTGGTCGGCTGGACGGCGCACATCGTGGAGCAGCGGGCGTCCAACTCGCTGATCCGGCCGCTCTCGGAGTACGACGGACCGGCGGAGCGCCACCTCTCCTGA
- a CDS encoding dihydrolipoyl dehydrogenase family protein — MPESTDHADPAAADTASDAATAPDRYDVAVIGAGPAGTAAALRAAELGASVVVLEAGRVGGTCVNTGCVTTRVLAKTARLVREVRSAGENGIGGGEPTPHWPSIVARVHEQVDRVRSLKDEAARFETAGVTLIHEGRARFVDDRTLQLDSGRRITAGAIIVCVGGHSKRLPVPGADLATVPEDVLALPGIPRRLAVIGAGNTGAQLVTVFRSFGSEVTLLDVAPRVLTASDEAISEAVADAFTAQGVRVRTGIDTVTGLTKTGDGSITLLWRDGDRPQSSSFDAVIMATGWPADVDDLGLEHAGLEVERSAIPVDRYLRTRVPHILAVGDANGKDMLVQAAQSEGEAAAENAVLGVNRPIPPQLLPAGGFTDPDYAGVGLTQAEARERDGACVVARVPFSEVDHAVIDDREAGFLLLIADRRRELILGAHAVGENAVEVIQSVTTAMAAGVDVATLAHVRFAYPTYSAIIGIAARRLLQEDERAGELD; from the coding sequence ATGCCCGAGAGCACCGACCACGCCGATCCCGCCGCAGCCGACACCGCGAGCGACGCCGCGACCGCACCCGACCGCTACGACGTCGCCGTCATCGGCGCCGGCCCCGCCGGCACCGCCGCCGCCCTCCGCGCCGCCGAGCTGGGCGCGTCCGTCGTCGTGCTGGAGGCCGGCCGCGTCGGCGGCACGTGCGTCAACACCGGGTGCGTGACCACGCGCGTGCTCGCGAAGACCGCGCGGCTCGTGCGCGAGGTGCGCTCCGCGGGCGAGAACGGGATCGGCGGGGGCGAGCCGACCCCGCACTGGCCGTCGATCGTCGCGCGCGTGCACGAGCAGGTCGACCGCGTGCGGTCGCTCAAGGACGAGGCCGCGCGGTTCGAGACGGCGGGCGTGACGCTGATCCACGAGGGCCGCGCCCGCTTCGTCGACGACCGCACGCTCCAGCTCGACAGCGGCCGGCGGATCACCGCGGGCGCGATCATCGTGTGCGTCGGCGGCCACTCGAAGCGCCTGCCCGTGCCCGGCGCCGACCTCGCGACCGTGCCCGAGGACGTGCTCGCGCTGCCGGGGATCCCCCGCCGCCTCGCCGTCATCGGCGCCGGCAACACGGGCGCGCAGCTCGTCACCGTCTTCCGCTCGTTCGGCTCCGAGGTCACGCTGCTCGACGTCGCGCCGCGCGTGCTCACTGCGTCCGACGAGGCGATCTCCGAGGCCGTCGCCGACGCGTTCACCGCGCAGGGCGTGCGCGTGCGCACGGGCATCGACACCGTGACGGGCCTGACGAAGACGGGCGACGGGTCCATCACGCTGCTCTGGCGCGACGGCGACCGCCCGCAGTCCTCCAGCTTCGACGCCGTGATCATGGCCACCGGCTGGCCCGCCGACGTCGACGACCTGGGGCTCGAGCACGCCGGGCTCGAGGTGGAGCGCTCGGCGATCCCGGTCGACCGTTACCTCCGCACGCGCGTGCCGCACATCCTCGCGGTTGGCGACGCCAACGGGAAGGACATGCTCGTGCAGGCGGCGCAGTCCGAGGGCGAGGCGGCGGCCGAGAACGCGGTGCTGGGCGTCAACCGGCCGATCCCGCCGCAGCTCCTCCCCGCAGGCGGCTTCACCGACCCGGACTACGCGGGCGTCGGCCTCACCCAGGCGGAGGCGCGCGAGCGCGACGGCGCGTGCGTGGTCGCGCGGGTGCCGTTCTCCGAGGTCGACCACGCGGTGATCGACGACCGCGAGGCCGGCTTCCTCCTCCTCATCGCCGACCGCCGCCGCGAGCTCATCCTCGGCGCGCACGCCGTGGGCGAGAACGCGGTCGAGGTGATCCAGTCGGTCACCACCGCGATGGCCGCGGGCGTCGACGTCGCGACCCTCGCGCACGTGCGGTTCGCGTACCCGACGTACAGCGCGATCATCGGGATCGCGGCCCGGCGCCTGCTGCAGGAGGACGAGCGGGCGGGCGAGCTCGACTGA
- a CDS encoding NAD(P)H-dependent oxidoreductase: MTALIVTAHPDPDSLTHHVARRLEAALAATGATTAHLAQEGFDPVFGMADQGAYAGDSPAPADVVAEQARLDAVDHVVLVFPVWWWSMPALLKGWIDRTFIAGWAFAIDDEGRIEKRLQRLTVHLVPVSGTSRASFARHGYLTAFETQVGHGILDYCGARRGATAFVHDSESGDRDAVAAEAERAVAEVVAAIALATGSEPVDPRP; this comes from the coding sequence ATGACCGCGCTCATCGTCACGGCCCACCCGGATCCCGACTCCCTCACCCACCACGTCGCCCGGCGACTCGAGGCCGCACTCGCCGCGACAGGCGCCACGACCGCGCACCTCGCCCAGGAGGGCTTCGACCCCGTGTTCGGCATGGCCGACCAGGGCGCGTACGCGGGCGACTCCCCCGCGCCCGCGGACGTCGTCGCCGAGCAGGCGCGCCTCGACGCCGTGGACCACGTCGTGCTCGTCTTCCCGGTGTGGTGGTGGTCGATGCCGGCGCTGCTCAAGGGATGGATCGACCGCACGTTCATCGCCGGCTGGGCCTTCGCGATCGACGACGAGGGACGCATCGAGAAGCGGCTCCAGCGCCTCACCGTCCACCTCGTGCCCGTGTCCGGCACGAGCCGCGCGTCGTTCGCGCGGCACGGCTACCTGACCGCGTTCGAGACGCAGGTCGGCCACGGGATCCTCGACTACTGCGGCGCACGGCGGGGCGCGACCGCGTTCGTGCACGACTCCGAGTCGGGCGACCGGGACGCGGTCGCGGCGGAGGCGGAGCGCGCCGTCGCCGAGGTGGTCGCGGCGATCGCGCTCGCGACGGGGTCCGAGCCGGTGGATCCGCGACCCTGA